The region TGAGCACTGACCGAGCATAAAGTGGAGCCGGCTTTGTTATTTTCACTCACGTATGCGCTGTAGGACTGCATGTCAAACACGGGCGGGTTGTCGTTGATGTCTCCCACAGACATGTGGACGCTTTTCGAGGAGGACAGAGGAGGAGAGCCCTCATCGGTGGCCCTGATTGTAATGTTGTAGTCTGACACAAGTTCACGGTCGAGTGTCCCAGTCGTCACCAGAGAATAGTAGTTTTTTATAGAAGGAACTAACTTGAAGGGGACATTTTGTTGAATGGAGCAGCGGACCTGTCCATTCTGCTCAGAGTCTCTGTCTTGCACATTAATGATGCCCACCTCTGTGCCAGGTGACACATTCTCTGCTACTGGATTGGTCAGTGACATTAAATTGATCAAAGGGGCGTTGTCATTTAAGTCAGTAATATCTATTAAAACTTTGGCATAGGAAGTCAATCCCAAACCATCTTTAGCTTCCACTTTAATTTCAAAAGAAGCAATTTCTTCAAAATCAATCAAACCAGCTACTTTAATTTCCCCAGTGGTGGGATcaatattaaataaattatgTTCATCAGATACATGGCCAAAATCATAACTCACATTCCCATTCACCCCTTCATCTGCATCAGTTGCGCTAACATTAATCACGATTGTACCCGGGGCAGAATTTTCAGGTAGACTGGCTTTATAAACAGACTGGCTGAACACTGGGGCGTTATCATTAGCATCCAGGACAGTAACGCGTATGGCTACTGTGCCTGATCTCTGAGGAGAGCCGCCATCTAAAGCTGTGAGAAGCAAATTCATCTCACTTTGCTTTTCTCGGTCCAGTTTTTTTTCTAAGACAAGCTGAACTTTATTGTTGTCAACAGTGAGAATAAAGTTGTTATTATTTTGCAGAGCGTACCTTTGAACAGCATTTTGTCCTATATCTGCATCATGAGCCTCCTCAATTGAAAAACGACTGCCTTTTTCTGCCGACTCGCTTATTTCCATTTCaatcaaattatttttaaattttggaGCGTTGTCATTGACATCTTGAATGTGGAGATTTATGCGATGAAGCTCAAGAGGATTTTCTAACACCAAATCCATTTTAATAGTGCAAGATGGTTTCTTCCCGCAAAGGCTTTCTCTATCTATTCTCTCCGATGTGATCAAATCTCCAGTGCTCAAATTAATCTCAAAATACTGCTTACGTGTCCCGGCAACATTAACACGGGCATTTCGTGTAGAAAGCGTCCTTGGATCAGCACCAAGATCTTTTCCTATATTTCCAACAACCGACAGACGTTTCATCTCCTCAGGAAGAGAATAGCTCAGATCCCCGTAGACGAGTTGCACCGGGAAAAAGACGGCAAGCAAAACCATCAGACAACACTTTGAGAGTTCGAAATGTTCCATGTTGACAAAATCTGCCCAAAAGAGATGGCATAAAAAATATTCCACACCGGTTGACGTCCCACACGCATAAGTATATCGGCACAAAAATGTCTAGTCCTGTTTTAACCACCCGCAGCAGAACAAAGCAGTCTGAGGCGTGAGAGAGGATGGTTCGCCTTATACAGGTCAACAGCGACACCAGGAGTCGACTTTTATCATTGCCAAACAGTCCTAATGAAGCTGACAAATATTAAAAGATATTTAGGGGGCAAATCCTTTTTGTACTTGTGGAGTGAAAACGTAGTGTATTGTGTAATCGTCCATTACTGCCATTAAGTCATCAACATCTATTCTGACTCAGTTTCAGGAATAACGATAATTATAGTAATTAAACAACCACACAATCGTTGAATAAAACAGCAAGAACTGGCAAGAAACCTGTAATAGCTGTGTGACAGAAACTACAATATTGTAAGTAAGCACCACGGACAGTTACATCCATATTTTGAAAGAAAGGCCTCACAAACTAACAGGAAAGTTTTATCGCTGTGCTGTATaggcagcaacaacaaaaacaaatcaacaaacaagcaaagaaaaatacaacatCAGAGAGTGGatgacacaaaaacagacaattgAAACTGTGATTATCCGACAAGTCGCAGTGGGTGGACAGGCTACTTCACACCACTGAAAATGAAACTTAGTTGAAGTCAAATTGATATTTGCTGTTAGACTAAAATTGACTATGCAGCGATTAAAGTAAAGGtaacatattttgtttttagttaaaAGACGTGTATTGGAATGCAGTAGGGAAACAATACCTATTATCCATAGAAGTCACTTTCAAGCTGCTTAATCACAAGGAGCTCGCAACCATAACTAACACTATCCCACAACAAAGATCAAGATTTCCACAGCTTCAATAAACACAATTCaccaatgaagaaaaaaactaGTCCCGTTTTCTATACAGCTTTTATCCACATTAGTGACCAGAGACTTGAATTTATCCCAGATGATTTTGCCAGTCTACAACTATTCACACTCACCTCAACAGTTACTGGCAATTTAGAGTTTGAAATAACCTaaacctaacatgcatgttttaggGATATGagaggaaactggagtaccAGGAGAAACTCCATGCAAAAACGGgctaaacatgcaaactccacacaaatgTTTCAAATCCAGATTCGTCCAGTAATTCTAATTTATTCAGAGGATTATCTGATTCCTTCCACAATTCAAAGATACATCCAAACAAGCATCCCTAGTAGTTGTCCTAACAGTTCTGTATAATTCCAGAAATCAAGCTATGTCAGCTTGTAAACAGTTATTTTAACAGCAGTAAGTAAAGCTCCGCAATTCCCAGTGAAACTGGTCCCTTAATTCACAAATAAGTCACAAGAATCTGTGGTCAAGGAAAAACAATGCGAGAGCAACGTGCCTATGGTGCCGGTTTTCCTGCGACTCACCAAATAGTCTAATGAGCTAATTTCTAACAAAGGTAAAACACAGATAATGCAatgctaaaaacaaaaacattaactGCTAATCAATGCTTTGAGCAGTGACAAAAACAGGTTTCTGGTTCAAAACTTGTCTGAGCCTAAGTCACTTAAACCCTAATGCAGCATAATTCTCCATCAGCTGGGGTGCGGTTCAGCTACCTACGACTAAGCACGAGGTATATGCTAAACATATAGCACAAAGTGGACTTCCAATTCAGCACTGTTAACGTATGCAGATATTTTAAATAAGAGTTTCTGATGTGTGTtgatagtttgtcaacaaataGCCGTGATGACCAGtggtggaggggaaaaaatgtcACGCTCATTATGGCATACAATATTTTGCCAGGCCAAATGGTAAACAACCATTCATGGCAATTTGGCATTCTGATTACATAGTTTTCTGCAGCAATAAATTAAGTGCAAGTTTAATATTGCAAATCGACAGAAGTGTCAGAAAAAGTACAGAAAATGTACTTGACTAAAAAACTTTACTAAACAGAGAAATATTCTAAAATGAGAGCATCAAGATGatgtgaaaaagacaaaagtcaTTAGAATGACTCTTACCTGTTCAGAGGACCCAAGATCTTCAAAAGGATCTGCAAAATCtgatggacttttttttagaGTCTGGTCAGAAGGCAGCGTGTTGTCATTGTAAGAGGACACAAACTTAAAGTCACTGGTTCTGGAGCCTGTCGTCAAGTAGGCATCATAGTTGTAGGTGCTGCGTAAAGTTCCCATGCCGTCCACATCTGCATAATTAGGAGGCAGATACGCACTGGGGATGGCAACTGCTCCATCAAACAACAGTCTGGGCTTTCTCCTGCGACAAAACCTCACAGCCAAGACCACCATGATGAAGGTCAGGAAGAAGGTGGATACGGACACCAGCGCGATGATCAGATAAGAGGTCAGCTTGGAGTTCTTCTCGTCGTAGGATACGTCCTTGAGCTCCGGCACCTCGGCCAAGTTATCAGAGATAAGCAAATACATAGAGCAGGTGGCCGAGAGAGGGGGCTGTCCGTTATCTTTGACGGCCACAATCAAGTTCTGCTTCATGCTGTCAGACTCCAAAATATCCCGTTGGGTCCTGATCTCGCCGCTGTGGAGACCGATGGTGAAAAGTCCCGCATCTGTAGACTTGAGGATGTGATAGGACAGCCAGGCATTCTGTCCCGAGTCGGCATCCACCGCAATCACTTTGGACACCACAGAGCCTCCGTGTGCAGCTTTGGGGACCAGCTCGGTCATGAAGGAGTTGCCCTCCGGGGCGGGGTACAGGATCTGAGGAGAGTTGTCGTTCACGTCCCAGATGAACACGCTGACGCTTACGTTGCTGCTCAGCGGAGGAGAACCGTTGTCCCTGGCCATCACAAGGACTTGAAAACTCCTCAGGTGTTCGTAATCGAACGACCTGACGGCGTGGATCACCCCCGTGTCTCCGTTGACAGACACGTAGGAGGACACTGGGGCGCCGTTCACCTCAGCAGGTATAAGagaataaatgacggtgccgttCTGTCTCCAGTCGGGGTCTTTAGCACTAACAGAGCATAAAGTGGAGCCAGCTTTGTTATTTTCACTCACGTATGCGCTGTAGGACTGTTCCTCAAACACGGGCGGGTTGTCGTTGATGTCTCCCACGGACAAGTGAACGCTTTTGGAAGAGGACAGAGGAGGAGACCCCTCGTCGGTGGCGCTGATCGTAATGTTGTAGTCTGACACTAGTTCGCGGTCCAGAGGCCCAGTAGTAACCAGAGAATAATAGTTTTTAATGGAAGGAACTAACTTGAAGGGGACATTTTGTTGAATGGAGCAGTGGACAAGTCCATTTTTTTCAGAGTCTCTGTCCTGCACATTAATGATGCCCACCTCTGTGCCAGGTGGCACGTTCTCTGCTACTGGATTAGTCAGTGACTTTAAATTGATCACAGGGGCGTTATCATTTACATCAGTAATGTCTATCACAATTTTAGCATATGATGTGAGCCCTAATCCATCCTTTGCTTGCACTTTCATTTCATAAGAATTACTTTCCTCAAAATCAATCTCACCTGATAGCTTTATTTCACCATTTTTGGGGTCAAttgaaaagacatttttgtcattattCGAAATGTGGCCAACATTGTATGTCACGTCCCCGTTTACGCCTTCGTCGGCATCAGAAGCCCTGACATTAATAATTACTGTATCTAGTGGGGAATTTTCAGGCAGACTGGCTTTATAAACAGCCTGGCTGAACACTGGGGCGTTATCATTAGCATCCAGCACAGTGACGTGTATGACTACTGTGCCTGATCTCTGAGGAGAGCCTCCATCTAAAGCTGTGAGAAGCAAATTCATCTCACTTTGCTTTTCTCGGTCCAGTTTATTCTCAAGAACAAGTTCAACCTTGTTATTCTCAACAGCAAGAATAAAGTTTGCATTTCTCTGTAAAATGTAACGCTGAACAGCATTTTGACCTACATCTGCATCGTGGGCCTCCTCGATTGCAAAACGACTGCCCTTTTCTGCCGACTCCCCTATTTCCATCTCAATTAAATGGTTACGGAATTTAGGAGAATTGTCGTTTATATCTTGAATATGAAAACTTACACGTTGAAGCTCCAAAGGATTTTCTAAAACCAGATCGACTTTTATGACACATGAAGGTTTCATTCCACAAATGCTTTCTCTGTCAATCCTCTCTGACGTGATCAGGTCTCCCGTGCTCAGATTGATTCCATAATAATGTTTGCGTGTTTCCTCAAAATCAAATCGAGGCTTCCGGGCTGCAAAAGTCACCAAATCCGCTCCAAGATCTTTTGCTATATTTCCGACAACAGAGCCCCTTTTCATCTCCTCTGGAACGGAATAACTCAGGTCTCCATAAACGAGGGGCACCATtgcaatgaaggaaacaaagcAGATCGGGAAAAGCACGGAAAACCCTTTGTGTCCCATCTTGACGCAAAACACGTCCGATGATTAGGCAAATGGAAGTGCAGCTCCAGCGGAAAATACTACCCAAATAAATCAACAATTTTTgccacaaaacatcagcgaataAGGTCTGCAAAAATAAATGCCGATTCACGACCGTAAATCCGGTCAAATATGCCTGCAGTAATGGGTGGAGTGGTGCATCTACGTTCTGCGAGCCGAGAGCGACATcatcagtccattttttttcttacactcATAAGAAATAGTTAGCCAATTTTTTGGGGTATGCGTTGTCTTgtgaataattgaataaatagAGCGATATTGGTGATGTGCAGAAATGAAAAGGAAAGGTCAAGACATGTCTTGTGTAACACCTGATGTAGTCACCAATTGGTATTTTGATTTTTGTATATCATTTTAGGGcttataaattattttttaacaattattattttcttaacaTGCCGTAATGATGTGCACATTTATGTTGATCCGGTTTACGTTTTGTTTGTGAATTGCTGATTGATACGCCCTTTTCGTGGTGGCGGGTGAAAAGAGAAAAGTAGGCAACGTGAGGGCGTGTGTGGAGTTGGTGggagaaaatgaataaatgggtGGCTGAATACAAGTCTTGCCGTGTCGGTAATTATTTAGCAAAGGAGGCACCAGAAAGGCACTGGAACCTCATTGTATTCCACCATACTACGGCAAGAACAAATACATTTAAGGATAACACATTTTCCAAATTAATAAAAGTCCGTGCAAATTAAAAGGAGATTTAGAAGTATCAATAAGAATTTGTATAAAAATTCAAATTCTGCTTGAGAGTTTTTCCTCCACAGATCGAAGCTCATTGAAATAGCATTTGATAAGTCACTCACTTTTGTTACGATTTCATGTatagtaaatgaataaataatttgaTGACATGCTAAAGATTTTCTTGTAGATGGAACTTAACTTTTCTTTACAGCTAAGTTAAACAAACGTAAACAACGAATATGGTTAGATGTATCTGAGGGGGAAAGTAAAAGTGGCCAGAATAGAAATAGATGTAGAAAGTAGAAAGCAAGAAATATTTATGGGCAAATATAGCACGGTGAATAGGTAGTGTTAGATGCAAAAGTGGTTGATTAAAGCATCATACTTGACACGTATGAAATTAATTCATTATGAAAATGGCTATCCTTTCAACAAGACTGGTCCATCATAGAAGAATTTAGGTCTGTCAGCTTTCAAGACAAGTTCTGAATTTATCCTACCTCTGAGGAAGTCTCCAGATCTTCAAAGGGATCCGCAAAATCACTTGGACTTTTCTTCAGAGTCTGGTCAGCAGGTAGCGTGTTGTCATTGTAGGAAGATACAAACTTAAAGTCACTGGTTCTCGAGCCCGTGGTCAAGTAGGCGTCATAGTTGTAGGTGCTGCGTAAAGTTCCCGTGCCGTCCACATCTGCGTAATTAGGAGGAAGATACGCGCTGGGGATGGCAACTGCTCCATCAAACAAAAGTCTGGGCTTTCTCCTGCGACAAAACCTGACAGCCAGGACCACCATGATGAAGGTCAGGAAGAAGGTGGACACGGACACCAGCGCGATGATCAGATAAGAGGTCAGTTTGGAGTTCTTCTCGTCGTAAGAAATGTCCTTCAGCTCCGGCACTTCGGCCAGGTTATCAGAGATAAGCAAATACA is a window of Syngnathus typhle isolate RoL2023-S1 ecotype Sweden linkage group LG1, RoL_Styp_1.0, whole genome shotgun sequence DNA encoding:
- the LOC133154375 gene encoding protocadherin gamma-A12-like isoform X37 — its product is MGHKGFSVLFPICFVSFIAMVPLVYGDLSYSVPEEMKRGSVVGNIAKDLGADLVTFAARKPRFDFEETRKHYYGINLSTGDLITSERIDRESICGMKPSCVIKVDLVLENPLELQRVSFHIQDINDNSPKFRNHLIEMEIGESAEKGSRFAIEEAHDADVGQNAVQRYILQRNANFILAVENNKVELVLENKLDREKQSEMNLLLTALDGGSPQRSGTVVIHVTVLDANDNAPVFSQAVYKASLPENSPLDTVIINVRASDADEGVNGDVTYNVGHISNNDKNVFSIDPKNGEIKLSGEIDFEESNSYEMKVQAKDGLGLTSYAKIVIDITDVNDNAPVINLKSLTNPVAENVPPGTEVGIINVQDRDSEKNGLVHCSIQQNVPFKLVPSIKNYYSLVTTGPLDRELVSDYNITISATDEGSPPLSSSKSVHLSVGDINDNPPVFEEQSYSAYVSENNKAGSTLCSVSAKDPDWRQNGTVIYSLIPAEVNGAPVSSYVSVNGDTGVIHAVRSFDYEHLRSFQVLVMARDNGSPPLSSNVSVSVFIWDVNDNSPQILYPAPEGNSFMTELVPKAAHGGSVVSKVIAVDADSGQNAWLSYHILKSTDAGLFTIGLHSGEIRTQRDILESDSMKQNLIVAVKDNGQPPLSATCSMYLLISDNLAEVPELKDVSYDEKNSKLTSYLIIALVSVSTFFLTFIMVVLAVRFCRRRKPRLLFDGAVAIPSAYLPPNYADVDGMGTLRSTYNYDAYLTTGSRTSDFKFVSSYNDNTLPSDQTLKKSPSDFADPFEDLGSSEQQKPPNTDWRFNQGARPGPSGVAGGPEVAMGTGPWPQPPTEAEQLQALMAAANVSEASGTLGPGTMGLSTRYSPQFTLQHVPDYRQNVYIPGSTATLTSNPQQQQQQQQAMAQQASQQALPPPQSGQPEPPKAAQTPASKKKSTKKEKK